One window from the genome of Epinephelus fuscoguttatus linkage group LG3, E.fuscoguttatus.final_Chr_v1 encodes:
- the LOC125886627 gene encoding uncharacterized protein LOC125886627 yields MYHSEVIKYHSEVIKYHSEVIKFHSEVIKFHSEVKFHSKVIKYHSEVIKFHSEVIKYHSEVIKFHSEVIKYHSEVIKFHSEVIKCHSEVITYHSEVIKYHSEVTKYHAEVIKCHSEVIKYHSEVIKYHSEVIKFHSEVIKYHSKVIKYHSEVTKYHSEVIKFHSEVIKYHSEVIKYHSEVIKYHSEVIKYHSEVIKYHSEVIKYHSEVIKYHSEVIKYHSEVIKYHSEVTNYHSEVIKYHSEVIKHHSEVIKYHSKVIKFHSEVIKYHSEVTMYHSEVTMYHSEVITYHSEVIKYHSEVIKYHSEVIKYHSEVIKYHSEVIKYHSEVIKYHSEVIKYHSEVIKYHSEVTNYHSEVIKYHSEVIKY; encoded by the exons atgtaccattctgaggtcatcaagtaccattctgaagtcatcaagtaccattctgaagtcatcaagttccattctgaagtcatcaagttccattctgaggtcaaGTTCCATTCtaaagtcatcaagtaccattctgaagtcatcaagttccattctgaggtcatcaagtaccattctgaagtcatcaagttccattctgaggtcatcaagtaccattctgaagtcatcaagttccattctgaggtcatcaagtgccattctgaagtcatcacgtaccattctgaagtcatcaagtaccattctgaagtcacaAAGTACCATGctgaagtcatcaagtgccattctgaagtcatcaagtaccattctgaa gtcatcaagtaccattctgaagtcatcaagttccattctgaagtcatcaagtaccattctaaagtcatcaagtaccattctgaagtcacaaagtaccattctgaagtcatcaagttccattctgaagtcatcaagtaccattctgaagtcatcaagtaccattctgaggtcatcaagtaccattctgaagtcatcaagtaccattctgaggtcatcaagtaccattctgaagtcatcaagtaccattctgaggtcatcaagtaccattctgaggtcatcaagtaccattctgaagtcatcaagtaccattctgag gtcaccaattaccattctgaggtcatcaagtaccattctgaagtcatcaagcaccattctgaagtcatcaagtaccattctaaggtcatcaagttccattctgaagtcatcaagtaccattctgaagtcaccatgtaccattctgaggtcaccatgtaccattctgaggtcatcacgtaccattctgaa gtcatcaagtaccattctgaagtcatcaagtaccattctgaggtcatcaagtaccattctgaggtcatcaagtaccattctgaagtcatcaagtaccattctgaggtcatcaagtaccattctgaagtcatcaagtaccattctgaagtcatcaagtaccattctgaggtcaccaattaccattctgaggtcatcaagtaccattctgaggtcatcaagtactaG